A single Actinacidiphila yeochonensis CN732 DNA region contains:
- a CDS encoding DUF7739 domain-containing protein, protein MTRTPAIHDAVRHIITSHGGDFFGQDRHSASVLTDLGEALSWMYIVRDASADVLVAALRAAPTVAAEQSISPAAAGGCAALLLKAARDKAMPTKLAAAARLLADAATRAAAAGEPWTWALAAA, encoded by the coding sequence ATGACCCGCACGCCTGCGATCCACGACGCGGTACGGCACATCATCACCAGCCACGGCGGCGACTTTTTCGGCCAGGACCGCCACTCGGCCAGCGTGCTCACCGACTTGGGCGAGGCCCTGAGCTGGATGTACATCGTCCGCGACGCCTCCGCCGACGTCCTGGTCGCCGCACTCCGGGCCGCCCCGACCGTGGCCGCCGAGCAGAGCATCTCCCCGGCGGCGGCGGGCGGGTGCGCGGCCCTGCTGCTCAAGGCGGCCCGCGACAAGGCGATGCCGACCAAGCTGGCGGCCGCAGCCCGGCTCCTGGCCGACGCCGCCACCCGCGCCGCCGCTGCTGGTGAGCCCTGGACCTGGGCATTGGCCGCCGCATAG